The following proteins are encoded in a genomic region of Neovison vison isolate M4711 chromosome 12, ASM_NN_V1, whole genome shotgun sequence:
- the ASIC1 gene encoding acid-sensing ion channel 1 isoform X2 produces MELKAEEEEVGGVQPVSIQAFASSSTLHGLAHIFSYERLSLKRALWALCFLGSLAVLLCVCTERVQYYFHYHHVTKLDEVAASQLTFPAVTLCNLNEFRFSQVSKNDLYHAGELLALLNNRYEIPDTQMADEKQLEILQDKANFRSFKPKPFNMREFYDRAGHDIRDMLLSCHFRGEVCSAEDFKVVFTRYGKCYTFNSGRDGRPRLKTMKGGTGNGLEIMLDIQQDEYLPVWGETDETSFEAGIKVQIHSQDEPPFIDQLGFGVAPGFQTFVSCQEQRLIYLPPPWGTCKAVTMDSDFFDSYSITACRIDCETRYLVENCNCRMVHMPGDAPYCTPEQYKECADPALDFLVEKDQEYCVCEMPCNLTRYGKELSMVKIPSKASAKYLAKKFNKSEQYIGENILVLDIFFEVLNYETIEQKKAYEIAGLLGDIGGQMGLFIGASILTVLELFDYAYEVIKHKLCRRGKCQKEAKRSSADKGVALSLDDVKRHNPCESLRGHPAGMTYAANILPHHPARGTFEDFTC; encoded by the exons ATGGAACTGAAGgccgaggaggaggaggtgggtggCGTCCAGCCGGTGAGCATCCAGGCCTTCGCCAGCAGCTCCACGCTGCACGGCCTGGCCCACATCTTCTCCTACGAGCGGCTGTCTCTGAAGCGGGCACTGTGGGCCCTGTGCTTCCTGGGCTCCCTGGCTGTGCTGCTGTGTGTGTGCACCGAGCGAGTGCAGTACTACTTCCACTACCACCACGTCACCAAGCTCGATGAGGTGGCTGCCTCCCAGCTCACCTTCCCCGCTGTCACGCTGTGCAATCTCAACGAGTTCCGCTTTAGCCAAGTCTCCAAGAATGACCTGTACCACGCCGGGGAGCTGCTGGCCCTGCTCAACAACAG GTATGAGATACCAGACACGCAGATGGCAGATGAGAAGCAGCTGGAAATCCTGCAGGACAAGGCCAACTTCCGAAGCTTCAAGCCCAAGCCCTTCAACATGCGTGAGTTCTATGACCGCGCAGGGCACGACATTCGAGACATGCTGCTCTCCTGCCACTTCCGGGGGGAGGTCTGCAGCGCAGAAGACTTCAAGGTG GTCTTCACGAGGTATGGCAAGTGCTACACGTTCAACTCGGGCCGAGACGGGCGTCCGCGGCTGAAGACCATGAAGGGTGGGACTGGCAATGGGCTGGAGATCATGCTGGACATCCAGCAGGATGAGTACCTGCCTGTATGGGGAGAGACTG ATGAGACGTCCTTCGAAGCAGGCATCAAAGTGCAGATCCACAGTCAGGATGAACCTCCCTTCATCGACCAGCTGGGCTTTGGTGTGGCCCCAGGGTTCCAGACCTTTGTGTCCTGCCAGGAGCAGCGG CTCATCTACCTGCCCCCGCCCTGGGGCACCTGCAAAGCTGTCACCATGGACTCGGATTTCTTCGACTCCTACAGCATTACTGCCTGCCGCATCGACTGTGAGACACGCTACCTGGTGGAGAACTGTAACTGTCGTATGGTGCACATGCCAG GGGATGCCCCATACTGCACCCCAGAACAATACAAGGAGTGCGCGGATCCTGCTCTGG ACTTCCTGGTGGAGAAGGACCAGGAGTACTGTGTGTGTGAAATGCCCTGCAACCTAACCCGCTATGGCAAGGAGCTGTCCATGGTCAAGATCCCCAGCAAAGCATCAGCCAAGTACCTGGCCAAGAAGTTCAACAAGTCTGAGCAGTACATAGG GGAGAACATCCTGGTGCTGGACATTTTCTTTGAAGTCCTCAACTATGAGACTATTGAGCAGAAGAAGGCCTATGAAAttgcagggctcctgg gtgACATCGGGGGCCAGATGGGGCTGTTCATTGGGGCCAGCATCCTCACGGTACTGGAGCTCTTTGACTACGCCTATGAG GTCATTAAGCACAAGCTGTGCAGAAGAGGAAAGTGCCAGAAGGAGGCCAAAAGGAGCAGCGCCGACAAGGGCGTGGCCCTTAGCCTGGATGACGTCAAAAGACAT AACCCGTGTGAGAGCCTCCGGGGCCACCCCGCTGGGATGACCTACGCTGCCAACATCCTACCTCACCATCCGGCCCGAGGCACTTTTGAGGACTTTACCTGCTGA
- the ASIC1 gene encoding acid-sensing ion channel 1 isoform X1, which translates to MPIQIFCSVSFSSGEEAPGPLGDVWGPHWQRRHNSESEEEEDEKEMEAVTKEAREGDSPVDLVAFANSCTLHGASHIFVEGGPGLRQALWAVAFVLALGAFLCQVGDRVAYYLSYPHVTLLDEVATTELAFPAVTLCNTNAVRLSQLSYPDLLYLAPMLGLDESDDPGVPLAPPGPEAFSGEPFNLYRFYNRSCHRLEDMLLYCSYCGGPCGPHNFSVVFTRYGKCYTFNSGRDGRPRLKTMKGGTGNGLEIMLDIQQDEYLPVWGETDETSFEAGIKVQIHSQDEPPFIDQLGFGVAPGFQTFVSCQEQRLIYLPPPWGTCKAVTMDSDFFDSYSITACRIDCETRYLVENCNCRMVHMPGDAPYCTPEQYKECADPALDFLVEKDQEYCVCEMPCNLTRYGKELSMVKIPSKASAKYLAKKFNKSEQYIGENILVLDIFFEVLNYETIEQKKAYEIAGLLGDIGGQMGLFIGASILTVLELFDYAYEVIKHKLCRRGKCQKEAKRSSADKGVALSLDDVKRHNPCESLRGHPAGMTYAANILPHHPARGTFEDFTC; encoded by the exons ATGCCCATCCAGATCTTCTGCTCTGTGTCCTTCTCCTCTGGAGAGGAGGCCCCAGGGCCCTTGGGAGATGTTTGGGGTCCCCACTGGCAGCGGCGGCACAACTCAGAatcagaagaggaggaagacgaGAAAGAAATGGAGGCAGTGACAAAGGAGGCCCGAGAGGGGGATTCGCCCGTGGATTTGGTGGCCTTTGCCAACAGCTGTACCCTGCACGGCGCCAGCCATATCTTCGTGGAAGGGGGACCGGGGCTGaggcaggccctgtgggcagtgGCCTTTGTCCTCGCTCTGGGTGCCTTCTTGTGCCAGGTGGGGGACCGCGTCGCCTATTACCTCAGCTACCCGCACGTGACTCTGCTAGACGAGGTGGCCACCACGGAGCTGGCCTTCCCGGCCGTCACCCTCTGCAACACTAATGCCGTGCGCCTGTCCCAGCTCAGCTACCCTGACTTGCTCTACCTGGCCCCCATGCTGGGGCTGGATGAAAGTGATGACCCTGGGGTGCCCCTTGCCCCACCGGGGCCCGAGGCCTTCTCCGGGGAGCCCTTCAACCTGTACCGCTTCTATAATCGCTCCTGCCACCGGCTGGAGGACATGCTGCTGTATTGCTCCTACTGCGGGGGGCCCTGTGGCCCTCACAACTTCTCAGTG GTCTTCACGAGGTATGGCAAGTGCTACACGTTCAACTCGGGCCGAGACGGGCGTCCGCGGCTGAAGACCATGAAGGGTGGGACTGGCAATGGGCTGGAGATCATGCTGGACATCCAGCAGGATGAGTACCTGCCTGTATGGGGAGAGACTG ATGAGACGTCCTTCGAAGCAGGCATCAAAGTGCAGATCCACAGTCAGGATGAACCTCCCTTCATCGACCAGCTGGGCTTTGGTGTGGCCCCAGGGTTCCAGACCTTTGTGTCCTGCCAGGAGCAGCGG CTCATCTACCTGCCCCCGCCCTGGGGCACCTGCAAAGCTGTCACCATGGACTCGGATTTCTTCGACTCCTACAGCATTACTGCCTGCCGCATCGACTGTGAGACACGCTACCTGGTGGAGAACTGTAACTGTCGTATGGTGCACATGCCAG GGGATGCCCCATACTGCACCCCAGAACAATACAAGGAGTGCGCGGATCCTGCTCTGG ACTTCCTGGTGGAGAAGGACCAGGAGTACTGTGTGTGTGAAATGCCCTGCAACCTAACCCGCTATGGCAAGGAGCTGTCCATGGTCAAGATCCCCAGCAAAGCATCAGCCAAGTACCTGGCCAAGAAGTTCAACAAGTCTGAGCAGTACATAGG GGAGAACATCCTGGTGCTGGACATTTTCTTTGAAGTCCTCAACTATGAGACTATTGAGCAGAAGAAGGCCTATGAAAttgcagggctcctgg gtgACATCGGGGGCCAGATGGGGCTGTTCATTGGGGCCAGCATCCTCACGGTACTGGAGCTCTTTGACTACGCCTATGAG GTCATTAAGCACAAGCTGTGCAGAAGAGGAAAGTGCCAGAAGGAGGCCAAAAGGAGCAGCGCCGACAAGGGCGTGGCCCTTAGCCTGGATGACGTCAAAAGACAT AACCCGTGTGAGAGCCTCCGGGGCCACCCCGCTGGGATGACCTACGCTGCCAACATCCTACCTCACCATCCGGCCCGAGGCACTTTTGAGGACTTTACCTGCTGA